In Vigna angularis cultivar LongXiaoDou No.4 chromosome 8, ASM1680809v1, whole genome shotgun sequence, one DNA window encodes the following:
- the LOC128193613 gene encoding cytochrome P450 82A3-like yields MDLFLVSNLNTTALALFSLTLLLSFSLFLFRPSKAGSNLPEPPMASGAWPILGHLMLLGGSPTPHKTLAAMADKYGPLFTIKLGSRRALVLSNWKMTKECYTTNDVVVSSRSKLVAIEHVAYNQASFGFAPYGPYWREIRKIVTMFLSDRKTELLSRVRVSEIRSSVKELFHVWSEKKGSDECVVVEMKQWFTELVFNIVFQTMAGKRLFGKTAVVSEKDAEKCVKALREFMQMLGVCTVADAVPVLRWMNLGVKAMKETARELDVILDEWLVEHSKKRALFGEKGVESDDQDFMDTMLSVLEGATIDGFDAATINKATTLALILGATDTSTVTLTWVICFLLKNPLILEKVKEEISTHIGKERFISESDVNKLVYLQAVVKETLRLYPPGPLSAPREFTEDCMLGGYHIKKGTRLITNLWKIQTDPNIWLDPLKFKPERFITTHRDVDVKGQNFELLPFGSGRRICPGISFGLNMIHLTLANFLHSFEIFNKPNETIDMREALGMTNEKATPLEILVKPRLSSNYYESM; encoded by the exons ATGGATTTGTTCCTTGTGAGTAACCTAAACACCACTGCACTTGCTCTCTTTTCTCTAACATTACTGTTATctttctctctatttctctttcgTCCCTCCAAAGCCGGTAGTAATCTGCCAGAACCTCCAATGGCCTCAGGTGCATGGCCCATACTCGGCCATCTCATGCTTCTCGGGGGCTCACCAACACCCCACAAGACGTTGGCAGCCATGGCTGACAAATATGGACCCCTCTTCACCATCAAGCTCGGTTCTAGACGCGCTTTGGTTCTCAGCAACTGGAAAATGACGAAAGAATGTTACACCACAAACGACGTCGTCGTCTCCTCTCGCTCCAAGCTCGTGGCCATTGAACACGTTGCGTACAACCAAGCAAGTTTTGGGTTCGCACCCTATGGTCCTTACTGGCGTGAGATACGGAAGATTGTGACCATGTTCCTCTCCGACCGCAAAACGGAGCTTCTAAGCCGCGTTAGGGTTTCTGAGATTCGAAGTTCTGTTAAAGAGCTGTTTCATGTTTGGTCGGAGAAGAAGGGGAGTGATgagtgtgtggtggtggagatgAAGCAGTGGTTCACAGAGTTGGTGTTCAATATAGTTTTCCAAACCATGGCTGGGAAGCGATTATTTG GTAAAACCGCAGTGGTTAGTGAGAAAGATGCAGAAAAGTGTGTGAAGGCTTTGAGGGAGTTCATGCAGATGTTGGGAGTGTGCACGGTGGCTGATGCTGTTCCTGTTCTGAGGTGGATGAATTTGGGAGTGAAAGCCATGAAAGAAACTGCCAGAGAATTGGATGTGATCTTAGATGAGTGGTTGGTGGAGCACAGCAAGAAGAGGGCTTTATTTGGTGAAAAGGGTGTTGAAAGTGACGACCAAGACTTCATGGATACGATGCTTTCAGTTCTTGAAGGTGCCACCATCGATGGCTTCGATGCTGCTACTATAAACAAAGCCACAACATTG GCACTGATTTTGGGTGCCACGGATACAAGCACTGTCACTCTTACATGGGTGATATGTTTCTTGTTGAAAAATCCTCTTATATTAGAAAAGGTAAAAGAAGAGATTAGCACTCACATTGGGAAAGAGAGATTCATAAGTGAGTCAGATGTGAATAAGTTAGTATACCTTCAAGCAGTAGTGAAAGAGACACTGAGATTGTATCCACCAGGACCTCTTTCAGCACCTCGTGAATTCACAGAAGATTGCATGTTAGGTGGATATCACATAAAAAAGGGAACTCGATTAATCACAAACTTGTGGAAGATCCAAACTGATCCTAATATTTGGTTGGATCCATTGAAATTCAAACCAGAAAGATTTATTACTACTCACAGAGATGTTGATGTTAAAGGTCAAAATTTTGAGTTGCTACCGTTTGGAAGTGGCAGAAGAATATGTCCAGGAATATCCTTTGGTCTTAACATGATTCATTTAACTCTAGCTAATTTCTTACattcttttgaaatatttaataaacctAATGAAACTATTGATATGAGAGAAGCCCTTGGAATGACCAATGAAAAAGCTACTCCACTTGAGATTCTTGTTAAACCACGTTTGTCCTCAAACTATTATGAATCCATGTGA
- the LOC128193512 gene encoding uncharacterized protein LOC128193512, whose translation MSLALKPLLLFLVLCALNPFPSVECAIPFIRTLQNLRGIRRGQNADGVGILRSHLKNLGYQVNDKSSSDNNFDANDESALKQYQAFHGLHTSGVVDDQTIETMSLPRCGLPDITATPNPNPNGLSSSSPPQNYTYFPGNPKWSKFTLTYRVTRMPSSVSVSQNDFKQALRNAFNTWGQNNSFTFTETTGQSDIVAGFHRGLHFDFYPFDGRGGVLAHAFAPDDGRMHMDADENWSTTGSSPTIDVETVCLHELGHNLGLGHSNDPNAIMAPTYSGVRRNTRQDDREGLNNLYGF comes from the coding sequence ATGTCTCTTGCTCTAAAACCTTTACTCTTGTTCCTCGTACTCTGTGCGTTGAATCCTTTTCCCTCTGTCGAGTGTGCAATTCCATTTATAAGAACTCTCCAAAACCTGAGGGGCATTCGTAGGGGACAAAACGCGGATGGCGTAGGCATCCTCAGAAGCCACCTCAAAAATTTAGGCTACCAAGTAAACGACAAATCATCTTCCGACAACAACTTCGATGCAAACGATGAATCTGCTCTGAAACAGTACCAAGCTTTCCATGGCTTGCACACCAGTGGTGTGGTGGATGATCAAACCATCGAAACCATGAGCCTCCCACGTTGTGGATTGCCTGATATCACAGCCACtcctaaccctaaccctaatgGTTTGTCGTCGTCGTCGCCCCCCCAAAACTACACTTACTTCCCAGGAAATCCAAAATGGAGCAAGTTTACCTTAACCTATCGAGTGACTCGAATGCCTTCATCTGTTTCCGTCAGCCAGAATGACTTTAAACAAGCATTGAGGAATGCCTTTAACACCTGGGGACAGAACAACAGTTTCACGTTCACTGAAACCACTGGTCAATCTGACATAGTCGCTGGCTTCCACCGTGGCTTACACTTTGATTTTTACCCATTTGATGGGCGAGGTGGGGTTCTGGCACACGCTTTTGCTCCAGATGATGGAAGAATGCACATGGATGCAGATGAAAACTGGAGCACTACAGGGTCATCACCAACCATTGATGTTGAAACTGTTTGTTTGCATGAACTTGGTCACAATCTGGGGCTTGGACACAGTAACGATCCTAACGCGATTATGGCACCCACATATTCAGGGGTAAGACGGAATACAAGACAAGATGACAGGGAAGGTTTAAACAATCTATATGGGTTTTAA
- the LOC128193631 gene encoding cytochrome P450 82A3-like: MDFLLNCLTLNTTTLIASFLSLILLFFYLYRRISSEKRAPIVKGAWPILGHLSLLNGSKTPHRTLAALADKYGPLFTIKLGLKDALVLSNWEMSKELFTTNDLAVSSRPKLVAVEVMSYNQAFVGLAPYGPYWRELRKIVTKEFLSNRRIEQLSHIRISEIQTSFKELCDLCNTSVNNKKENESSYGAATLVDMKEWFEHLTFNIIVRMVVGKRYFGVAHVEGKEKAERFMKNLDEFMNLMGTFTVADGVPCLRWLDLGGHEKAMKATAKEMDTLLSEWLEEHREKKGLGEKVKGDQDFMDVMISALNGAPIHGFDADTICKATTLELILGGTDSTAVTLTWALSLLVRNPLAMEKAKEEIDMQIGKDGYIRESDISKLVYLQAIVKETLRLYPPAPLSSPRVFIENCILGGYHIKKGTRLMHNLWKIHRDPSVWSDPLEFKPERFLTTHQHVDLKGRHFELLPFGSGRRMCAGMSLGLNVLHFTLANMLHSFDISNPSTEPVDMTELFGFVNTRATPLEVLVKPRLPPNYYESL, from the exons ATGGACTTTCTCCTAAATTGCTTAACCTTAAACACCACCACTCTTATTGCATCGTTTCTTTCTCTAATCTTGTTATTTTTCTATCTATATCGTAGAATTTCTTCTGAGAAACGGGCTCCTATAGTGAAAGGTGCATGGCCAATACTTGGTCATCTTTCACTGTTAAATGGTTCAAAAACACCCCATAGAACTTTGGCTGCTTTGGCTGACAAGTATGGACCCTTGTTCACCATCAAACTCGGTCTGAAAGATGCTTTGGTGCTCAGCAACTGGGAAATGTCCAAGGAACTCTTCACCACAAACGACCTTGCCGTTTCATCACGCCCTAAACTCGTTGCTGTGGAAGTCATGTCCTACAACCAAGCCTTCGTAGGGTTGGCTCCATACGGACCCTATTGGCGAGAGCTTCGAAAGATTGTGACTAAAGAGTTTCTCTCCAACCGCAGAATAGAGCAACTCAGCCACATTCGTATCTCAGAGATTCAAACCTCATTCAAAGAGCTATGCGATTTATGCAATACTAGTGTAAACAACAAGAAGGAGAATGAATCTAGTTATGGTGCTGCTACTTTGGTGGACATGAAAGAGTGgtttgaacatttgactttCAATATAATAGTGAGGATGGTGGTGGGGAAGAGGTACTTTGGTGTGGCGCATGTGGAGGGCAAGGAGAAGGCAGAAAGGTTTATGAAGAATTTAGATGAGTTCATGAATTTGATGGGCACTTTCACTGTGGCTGATGGGGTTCCTTGCTTGAGGTGGTTGGATCTGGGGGGCCATGAGAAGGCCATGAAAGCAACGGCTAAGGAAATGGACACGTTGTTGAGTGAGTGGTTGGAGGAGCACCGTGAGAAGAAGGGTTTGGGTGAAAAGGTTAAGGGCGATCAAGACTTCATGGATGTGATGATTTCAGCACTTAATGGGGCTCCGATTCATGGGTTTGATGCTGATACCATTTGCAAAGCCACTACCCTG GAATTGATTTTGGGTGGAACTGATTCAACTGCTGTTACTCTTACATGGGCACTTAGTCTGCTAGTACGAAATCCTCTTGCAATGGAAAAGGCTAAAGAAGAAATAGACATGCAAATTGGGAAAGATGGATACATAAGAGAATCAGACATAAGCAAACTTGTGTATCTTCAAGCCATAGTGAAAGAGACATTAAGATTGTATCCACCAGCACCTCTTTCATCACCTCGTGTATTCATAGAAAACTGCATCTTAGGTGGCTACCACATAAAAAAGGGAACTCGACTAATGCATAACCTGTGGAAGATCCACAGAGACCCTAGTGTTTGGTCAGATCCTTTAGAATTCAAACCAGAAAGGTTCCTCACCACTCACCAACATGTGGATCTGAAAGGTCGACATTTTGAGTTGTTACCCTTTGGAAGTGGGAGAAGAATGTGTGCTGGAATGTCCCTTGGCTTAAACGTGCTTCATTTCACTTTGGCTAATATGTTGCATTCCTTTGACATCTCAAATCCTTCGACTGAACCTGTTGATATGACTGAGTTGTTTGGATTTGTCAATACGAGAGCTACTCCACTGGAGGTTTTGGTTAAGCCACGCCTACCTCCAAACTATTATGAATCTTTGTAA